A DNA window from Streptomyces sp. 71268 contains the following coding sequences:
- a CDS encoding helix-turn-helix transcriptional regulator: protein MATQQAPAPSGRVLDHPDVDEIRLEHVLHALSDPMRLRIVCRLATDGGELACSVFDLPVSKSTCTHHFRVLRESGVIQQIYRGTAKMSLLREQELERLFPGLLDSVLTAAHHQEQRLAAR, encoded by the coding sequence GTGGCAACTCAGCAGGCCCCCGCCCCGTCGGGCCGGGTACTCGACCACCCGGACGTCGACGAGATCCGCCTCGAACACGTGCTGCACGCGCTGTCCGACCCCATGCGCCTGCGCATCGTGTGCCGGCTCGCCACCGACGGCGGCGAGCTGGCCTGCTCCGTCTTCGACCTGCCGGTGAGCAAGTCCACCTGTACCCACCACTTCCGCGTGCTGCGCGAGAGCGGCGTCATCCAGCAGATCTACCGCGGCACCGCCAAGATGAGCCTGCTGCGCGAGCAGGAGCTGGAGCGCCTGTTCCCCGGCCTGTTGGACAGCGTGCTGACCGCCGCCCACCACCAGGAACAGCGCCTGGCCGCGCGCTGA
- the larB gene encoding nickel pincer cofactor biosynthesis protein LarB — protein sequence MSETEALRVADYARLDVARRDRTGVPEVVFAQAKTVAQTLRLLAELRAGDPGAPALATRCPKEVLAAAPTAFGTDPVRVDEVARTVTVGPLPPPRGRVGVLTAGTCDLPVARECLATLAALGVGATLVDDVGVAGIGRLFAQLPRLHDVDCALVVAGMDGALPSVVAGLLRAPVVGVPTSVGYGVASGGVTALGSMLSACAPGLTVVNIDNGFGAAVHAAKVINAVHGD from the coding sequence GTGAGCGAGACCGAGGCCCTGCGGGTGGCCGACTACGCCAGGCTCGATGTGGCGCGGCGCGACCGGACCGGGGTGCCGGAGGTGGTGTTCGCGCAGGCCAAGACGGTGGCCCAGACGTTGCGGCTGCTGGCCGAGCTGCGCGCGGGTGACCCGGGCGCGCCGGCCCTGGCAACCCGGTGCCCGAAGGAGGTGCTGGCCGCCGCGCCCACCGCGTTCGGCACCGACCCCGTACGCGTGGACGAGGTGGCGCGGACGGTCACGGTGGGCCCGCTGCCGCCGCCGCGCGGGAGGGTCGGCGTGCTGACGGCCGGAACTTGCGACCTGCCGGTGGCGCGCGAGTGCCTGGCCACGCTGGCGGCGCTGGGGGTGGGGGCCACGCTCGTGGACGACGTGGGCGTCGCGGGTATCGGCCGGCTGTTCGCGCAGTTGCCACGGTTGCACGACGTCGACTGCGCGCTCGTCGTAGCCGGCATGGACGGCGCCCTGCCCAGCGTGGTGGCCGGACTGTTGCGCGCGCCGGTGGTCGGGGTGCCCACGAGCGTGGGGTACGGGGTGGCGTCGGGTGGCGTCACCGCCCTGGGCTCGATGCTCTCCGCCTGCGCGCCCGGCCTGACGGTCGTCAACATCGACAACGGCTTCGGGGCCGCGGTCCACGCGGCGAAGGTGATCAACGCGGTGCACGGTGACTGA
- a CDS encoding acyl carrier protein, translated as MSDAFGVITEILAEQFEVDQAVLRPEATLEELELDSLALLEFSLVLAERTGLRVSDEDVTRDLTLRQIAEWIETGRDLAEAGLRT; from the coding sequence ATGAGCGATGCCTTTGGCGTCATCACGGAAATTCTGGCCGAACAGTTCGAGGTGGACCAGGCCGTACTGCGCCCGGAAGCCACGCTTGAGGAGTTGGAGCTGGATTCCCTCGCCCTTTTGGAATTCTCCCTGGTGCTCGCGGAACGCACGGGCCTGCGGGTCAGCGACGAGGACGTCACCCGCGACCTCACCCTGCGGCAGATCGCGGAATGGATCGAGACCGGCCGCGACCTCGCCGAGGCCGGACTGCGGACCTGA
- a CDS encoding ATP-dependent sacrificial sulfur transferase LarE, translating into MTRKSTMLGEGESESGSEQRTGHIPGAAALLSSLSGHAPLAVAFSGGVDSTVVLAAAVRTWGRTGTLAVIADSPALARDELRGARRAAAEIGAELVVVATDEWTVPGYRENSGDRCYFCKRTVLARVADVAAERGFHGVATGTHRDDRRAAHRPGLRAAAELGVAEPLADAGLGKREVRAVAAAWGLSVAEKPGTPCLSSRVAVGVPVTRERLALVERAEELVRAELAAGRVPVTDVRVRLLAADFRVELGPPAYDWLDGRPERAGALLRRVAVATRLGPGSVARYRSGAVSLGPGHAGPGLGPGPGRCRTGRAGPLVPRPAGPRQGGAPRAVVEGAS; encoded by the coding sequence TTGACGCGCAAGAGCACGATGCTCGGCGAAGGCGAAAGCGAAAGCGGGAGCGAGCAACGAACCGGGCACATCCCCGGGGCGGCCGCCCTGCTTTCGAGTCTGTCCGGGCACGCCCCCCTGGCCGTCGCGTTTTCCGGCGGCGTCGATTCCACGGTGGTCCTCGCCGCCGCGGTACGGACCTGGGGTCGTACGGGCACACTCGCGGTCATCGCGGACTCCCCGGCTCTGGCCAGGGACGAACTGCGCGGCGCCCGGCGCGCGGCGGCGGAGATCGGCGCCGAGCTAGTCGTGGTGGCCACCGACGAGTGGACGGTCCCCGGCTACCGGGAGAATTCCGGGGACCGCTGCTACTTCTGCAAGCGCACCGTGCTGGCGCGCGTGGCCGACGTGGCGGCCGAGCGCGGGTTCCACGGCGTCGCGACGGGCACGCACCGCGACGACCGGCGGGCCGCGCACCGGCCGGGGCTGCGCGCGGCGGCGGAACTCGGCGTCGCCGAGCCGCTGGCCGACGCCGGCCTGGGCAAGCGCGAGGTGCGCGCCGTGGCCGCCGCGTGGGGACTGTCGGTCGCGGAGAAGCCGGGCACGCCCTGCCTCTCGTCGCGGGTGGCGGTCGGGGTGCCGGTGACGCGCGAGCGGCTCGCGCTGGTGGAGCGGGCCGAGGAGTTGGTCCGCGCGGAGCTGGCGGCCGGCCGCGTACCGGTCACCGACGTACGGGTGCGACTTCTGGCGGCGGACTTCCGTGTCGAGCTGGGGCCGCCCGCGTACGACTGGCTCGACGGGCGGCCGGAGCGGGCCGGCGCGTTGCTGCGCCGCGTGGCGGTGGCGACGCGGCTCGGCCCGGGCTCGGTGGCCCGCTACCGCTCCGGCGCCGTGAGCCTCGGGCCGGGGCACGCCGGACCTGGTCTTGGGCCCGGCCCCGGGCGGTGCCGTACGGGGCGCGCCGGCCCTCTCGTGCCGCGGCCCGCCGGCCCGCGGCAGGGTGGCGCCCCGCGCGCGGTGGTCGAGGGCGCCTCGTGA